The genomic region GGCTTGCTTCCGACATGCTGCTGCAATCACGGCCTGCAGCTATCAATTGTGTGAGGGGGCAATAGCGCTTGGTGCATCCAAGGATCAGCTACGCCTAGTGCTATGGGGAGCCGATCCCGACGCTTTCGATCCCACGCGCTTTCCATCTCAACTTGCTCTACGCAAACAGCTAGGGTGGCCTGATGAATGTTATGTGATTTTAAGTTTAGGACGATTAGTCAAGAAAAAGGGGGTCGATTATTTAATAAGATCGATCCCAATTTTAAAAAATAAAATAAAGAATATTTTGGTCATCATTGCGGGCGATGGTCCGGAACGCAAGTCATTAGAGGACTTAACGGAGTCCATGGGTGTCCGTGATTTGGTCCGGTTCGTTGGTGCTATCCCATGGACACAGGTTGCGCATTTATTACACGCAAGTGATGTATTTGTGGTCCCCTCCATCGAGGACGATACCGGTAATCTTGATGGTCTTCCAACAGCGATTTTAGAAGCAATGGCGGCTGGAAAGCCGATAGTTGCTACCTCTGTCGGTGGAATTCCTCTTGTAGTCTCCGACGGCCGTACAGGTCTACTCGTACCACAAAAGGATCCAGAAGCGCTGGCTCAAGCACTAGTTCGAATTCTCTCTGATAATGCTCTCTCCAAAAATCTGGGCATTTTTGCCAGAAAAATGGTCATAGAGTATCTCAATTGGGACAGAGTTGCGTCAGATTTTATACAAATTTATATGAAATTGAATCAAGAACAAGGAAAGGAGGACATGTGATGCGTCAAGAAATTCCTCCCCCCGCTGTGTCATCGGGCGCATATACACGGGAATACTTCGAACATTGGTGTAATGGCGCACATGAATTTCGTATTAGCCGCGGCAAAAAACTACCAATTCGCTTGATAATAGCACTAAAATTGGCAAATATTCGAGGTGGAGAGCATGTGCTAGATGTCGGCTGTGGGCGCGGAGAACTAGCGGTGCACTGTGCTCTACGCGGCGCTTGGGTCTGGGGCATCGACTACTCATCTGCCGCGCTTGAATTTGCAACAGAAGCTATATCCAACACCGATTCAGAGACTCGCAAGCGAATACAATTAATCCGAGCTGATGCACGTTTTATTCCGATTCAAGACCAAAGTATCGACGTATCATTTATGATTGATGTAGTTGAGCATTTGAAACCAAATGAGC from Candidatus Methylacidiphilales bacterium harbors:
- a CDS encoding glycosyltransferase, producing the protein MLTSTYPRFPNDGSGRFIRSIAEAIARQGHEVHVVTPYHPSLKFEKDAVYIHHFRYIWPDKFAIMGYGQALYNDQTLRKGAYALAPLFFMGALFTTIKLHLRYRFDIFHAHWVVPNAPTGMVLSRITRIPLVISLHGSDVFLARKSRLLSALAKACFRHAAAITACSYQLCEGAIALGASKDQLRLVLWGADPDAFDPTRFPSQLALRKQLGWPDECYVILSLGRLVKKKGVDYLIRSIPILKNKIKNILVIIAGDGPERKSLEDLTESMGVRDLVRFVGAIPWTQVAHLLHASDVFVVPSIEDDTGNLDGLPTAILEAMAAGKPIVATSVGGIPLVVSDGRTGLLVPQKDPEALAQALVRILSDNALSKNLGIFARKMVIEYLNWDRVASDFIQIYMKLNQEQGKEDM
- a CDS encoding class I SAM-dependent methyltransferase, which translates into the protein MRQEIPPPAVSSGAYTREYFEHWCNGAHEFRISRGKKLPIRLIIALKLANIRGGEHVLDVGCGRGELAVHCALRGAWVWGIDYSSAALEFATEAISNTDSETRKRIQLIRADARFIPIQDQSIDVSFMIDVVEHLKPNELDWALQEIRRVLRPGGRLIVHTMPNLWYYSLGYPIYRAVQALRGIHLPVNPRDRWPFKEVHVNEQTPFSLQRALIKNGFQTKILLKNTQSFEQERNIILKTGMHLLVNAPLIKLFFCNDIFAIAKKRVEYRR